In Phytoactinopolyspora mesophila, the following are encoded in one genomic region:
- a CDS encoding ArsR/SmtB family transcription factor translates to MAITVELSGVRASDVSVQLSPIAELMAILHVVAEPGHHPDRTSFVKHLGSVISEDLRRVLAELSPFWARFRSRHLMPLSAGPDGSLDDELATLGRLSVDAFTAMASEALLGVRSAEFRHLRDDPALAKTFVERCQEKSDRRGFLAARLAEDPNELQQRLVHALEQCGREFFDAEWAQLRPRLTPAKREIEQQLRHQSVPLVFASLTPTVKLYPAAARVVYDKLQTETVRADSRAYVLVPSLFTQPHLLVKHDRTYTNDVTDLPVVIQFPVMDMEMSTGFTLEHLRQRLLVLTDPARLSLCRHLVNEECTTSELARRTGMPAPQVSRHLARLRDVGLLLSDRDGRYIRHRLLLARIYRLGPELVNSIVR, encoded by the coding sequence ATGGCCATAACGGTGGAGTTGTCGGGCGTGCGCGCCAGCGATGTCAGCGTGCAGTTGTCCCCCATCGCCGAACTCATGGCGATCTTGCATGTCGTCGCTGAGCCCGGGCATCATCCAGACCGCACGTCCTTCGTCAAACACCTTGGCAGCGTGATTTCCGAAGACCTTCGCCGCGTGCTCGCCGAGCTGTCTCCGTTCTGGGCGAGATTCCGCTCCCGGCATCTGATGCCGCTGAGCGCCGGGCCCGACGGCTCCCTCGACGACGAACTGGCCACGCTGGGCCGGCTTTCCGTGGACGCCTTCACGGCGATGGCCTCAGAAGCGCTGCTCGGGGTGCGATCGGCCGAGTTCCGCCACCTGCGCGACGACCCGGCGCTTGCGAAGACCTTCGTCGAACGCTGTCAGGAGAAGTCCGACCGCCGGGGCTTCCTGGCCGCGCGTCTCGCCGAAGACCCCAACGAACTCCAGCAACGTCTCGTGCACGCACTGGAGCAGTGTGGTCGTGAGTTCTTCGATGCCGAATGGGCACAGCTGCGCCCCCGCCTGACACCGGCCAAACGCGAGATCGAACAACAGTTGCGCCACCAGTCCGTGCCGTTGGTCTTCGCCTCGCTGACCCCCACCGTCAAGCTCTATCCCGCGGCTGCCAGGGTGGTGTACGACAAGCTCCAGACCGAGACCGTGCGCGCGGACTCACGCGCCTATGTGCTCGTGCCGTCGCTGTTCACCCAGCCGCATCTGCTGGTGAAACACGACCGGACCTACACCAACGACGTCACCGACCTGCCGGTCGTCATTCAGTTCCCGGTTATGGACATGGAGATGTCCACCGGCTTCACGCTGGAACACCTTCGGCAACGCCTACTGGTGCTCACCGATCCCGCCCGGCTTTCCCTGTGCCGCCATCTTGTCAACGAGGAATGCACCACCAGCGAGCTGGCCCGGCGCACCGGCATGCCAGCTCCGCAGGTATCCCGGCACCTCGCTCGACTACGTGATGTCGGATTGTTGCTGTCCGACCGAGATGGCCGCTACATCCGGCACCGGCTGTTGCTTGCCCGGATCTATCGGCTCGGCCCCGAACTGGTGAACTCGATCGTGCGTTGA